The following proteins are co-located in the Desulfonatronum thiodismutans genome:
- the argJ gene encoding bifunctional glutamate N-acetyltransferase/amino-acid acetyltransferase ArgJ, which yields MILVPQGFDFAVAAAGFKYSQRNDLAVIHSDAPCVWAATLTRNLFQAAPVLVIKEMLASDPSGRSGHANRPVRAVAVNAGQANACTGEQGLVDCHDTLAMTAEALGLSPEEILPASTGVIGDRIKLERWKQALPALGESLGRTTALDAARAIMTTDKYPKMAWRSLSLETGEVRVLGMAKGAGMICPNMATMLGFIICDAGVDQDWWRETVSTAVDRSFNRITVDGDTSTNDCVLALANGRAGEVREKKELTALAKALAEVCAELAGLIVQDAEGGTKVIHIRVNGAKSTRQADLAARAVGHSPLVKTAMYGQDPNWGRIVAALGRSGAEFDPDHVSVALAGHTIFHQGVPVPMDWDNLLAAALCRQDVHLDITLGHGQGRYTLQASDLTEEYIRINAKYRT from the coding sequence ATGATTCTCGTCCCCCAAGGATTTGACTTCGCCGTGGCCGCAGCCGGTTTCAAATATTCCCAGCGCAACGACTTGGCAGTAATCCACAGCGACGCTCCCTGCGTCTGGGCCGCCACGCTGACCCGCAACCTGTTCCAGGCCGCGCCGGTGTTGGTGATCAAGGAGATGCTGGCCTCCGATCCGTCGGGGCGCTCGGGCCACGCAAACCGTCCGGTCCGGGCAGTCGCGGTCAACGCCGGACAGGCCAACGCCTGCACCGGGGAACAAGGGCTGGTGGACTGTCACGATACCCTGGCCATGACCGCCGAGGCCCTCGGCCTGTCACCGGAGGAAATCCTCCCCGCATCCACGGGGGTGATCGGCGACCGGATCAAGCTGGAACGTTGGAAGCAGGCCCTGCCGGCCCTGGGCGAAAGCCTGGGACGGACCACGGCCTTGGACGCGGCCCGGGCGATCATGACCACGGACAAATACCCTAAAATGGCTTGGCGCTCTCTATCCTTGGAGACTGGAGAAGTCCGGGTTCTGGGCATGGCCAAGGGCGCGGGCATGATCTGCCCGAACATGGCCACCATGCTCGGCTTCATCATCTGCGACGCGGGAGTGGATCAAGACTGGTGGCGGGAAACCGTGTCCACGGCCGTGGACCGCAGCTTCAACCGGATCACCGTGGACGGCGACACCAGCACCAACGACTGCGTCCTGGCCCTGGCCAACGGACGGGCCGGGGAGGTGCGGGAAAAGAAGGAACTGACCGCGCTGGCCAAGGCCCTGGCTGAAGTGTGCGCGGAACTGGCTGGCCTGATCGTCCAGGACGCCGAAGGCGGAACCAAGGTGATCCACATCCGGGTCAACGGGGCCAAAAGCACTCGCCAGGCCGACCTGGCCGCCCGGGCCGTTGGCCATTCTCCGCTGGTCAAAACCGCGATGTACGGCCAGGACCCCAACTGGGGCCGGATCGTGGCCGCCCTGGGCCGTAGCGGCGCCGAGTTCGACCCCGACCACGTCAGCGTGGCCCTGGCCGGACACACCATCTTCCATCAGGGCGTCCCGGTGCCCATGGACTGGGACAACCTCCTGGCCGCGGCCCTTTGCCGTCAGGACGTGCACCTGGACATTACCCTGGGCCACGGCCAGGGCCGCTACACCCTCCAGGCCTCGGACCTGACCGAGGAATATATCCGGATCAACGCGAAATATCGGACCTGA
- a CDS encoding hybrid sensor histidine kinase/response regulator, giving the protein MILNGYPLPRILAPLALCGLLLAAAATSVFSQPEPGREKKRVFYLNSYHNGYAWSDHLQEGIRRGLEQSRYHIELQIEYMDAKKYPYEVIADTLFRLYQDKFVDEHFDIVIVSDNDAYNFILEHRDRLFPGIPVVFCGLNDVTPEEVDQSFVTGILENIGVRDTLELALGIHPNKNKLVVIGDESITGVAIRKQIEAVQPYFEDRLEFEFWERYSLREIQERVRELPRNAFLFFIPFFHNVGGQFMSASEVLEAVAMVTDLPIYSNWEFLLGHGMVGGRLLSGHLHGRITAEMALRIMAGESPSAIPVVSEVVDQYMFDYQVLMQRDISRRQVPPGSLFINEPEAFYELDKQVFQVIMVSLFTLVVALGFLVRNIIQRRAVERRIRHQLSFLEILMDAIPQLVCWKDRKQRYLGANRAFAEFFGIESPRKLLHQTDAAMLPNSEFVDWVARMDRQVVEEDRPLRKIKAAVQDAQGENAWLEINKVPLHNEKGYVVGTLSTAENITHEMNLERQLLQSQKMEAIGTLAGGIAHDFNNILTSIINSTELALGDIAPESATAEDLERVLRVSSRGRNLVERILTFSRPSQEGFRPTDLPALVRESVTLLQRSLPRNIVIHDSISGRSDPVMLDPTQVTQVLMNLCTNAFQAMQTTGGELTIRLEETQVADADAEELNTPPGAYFRLTVSDTGSGIAPDTLDKIFDPFFTTKGKTEGTGLGLAMVLGIVKNHKGAVRVSSTPGQGAAFSILLPMIAADRSALTTHPAPIQKGSGVILFVEDDEEQLATTPRTLEQLGYTVLSAAAGNEALQILEQRPDIDLVLTDYDMPGLTGIDLARQIGLMRPDLAVILVSGRSYVLEMGEAADNIRLVLPKPFNKADLSAALSKVLAKVPTTDQASGRVSDP; this is encoded by the coding sequence ATGATCCTCAACGGATATCCCCTTCCCCGCATCCTCGCGCCCCTTGCGCTCTGCGGGCTGCTCCTGGCCGCCGCCGCGACGTCCGTTTTTTCCCAACCCGAACCGGGCCGGGAAAAAAAGCGTGTGTTTTACCTCAATTCCTATCACAACGGTTATGCGTGGTCGGACCATCTGCAGGAGGGCATCCGCCGAGGATTGGAGCAAAGCCGATATCACATCGAGTTGCAGATTGAGTACATGGACGCCAAAAAATATCCCTACGAAGTCATCGCCGACACCCTGTTCCGGCTCTATCAGGACAAATTCGTCGACGAGCACTTCGATATCGTCATCGTATCGGACAACGACGCCTACAACTTCATCCTCGAACACCGCGACCGACTTTTTCCCGGCATACCGGTGGTCTTCTGCGGCCTGAACGACGTCACCCCGGAAGAGGTCGATCAGAGCTTCGTCACCGGAATTCTGGAGAACATCGGCGTCCGGGACACCCTTGAGTTGGCTCTGGGCATCCATCCCAACAAGAACAAACTGGTAGTCATCGGCGACGAATCCATCACCGGAGTGGCCATCCGCAAACAGATCGAAGCCGTGCAACCCTATTTTGAAGACCGGCTGGAGTTCGAATTCTGGGAACGGTATTCGCTGCGCGAAATCCAGGAGCGTGTCCGCGAACTGCCGCGCAACGCCTTTTTGTTCTTCATCCCTTTTTTCCACAACGTGGGCGGCCAGTTCATGTCCGCCTCGGAGGTCCTGGAGGCCGTGGCCATGGTCACGGACCTGCCCATCTACAGCAACTGGGAATTCCTGCTGGGTCACGGCATGGTCGGCGGACGCCTGCTCAGCGGACACCTCCACGGCAGGATCACGGCGGAAATGGCTCTGCGCATCATGGCAGGCGAGTCGCCGTCGGCAATTCCGGTCGTCTCCGAAGTCGTGGATCAATACATGTTTGACTATCAGGTGCTGATGCAGCGCGACATCAGCCGTCGTCAGGTTCCTCCCGGCAGCCTGTTCATCAACGAGCCCGAGGCTTTTTACGAACTGGACAAGCAGGTCTTTCAGGTGATCATGGTCAGTCTGTTCACCCTGGTGGTGGCCCTGGGCTTTTTAGTCCGGAACATCATCCAGCGCCGGGCCGTTGAACGCAGAATCCGTCATCAACTCTCCTTTCTGGAAATCCTGATGGACGCCATCCCGCAACTGGTCTGCTGGAAGGACCGCAAGCAGCGCTACCTGGGAGCGAACCGGGCCTTTGCCGAATTCTTCGGAATCGAATCGCCCCGAAAATTGCTCCACCAAACCGACGCGGCCATGCTGCCCAACTCCGAATTCGTGGACTGGGTCGCCCGAATGGATCGCCAGGTGGTGGAGGAAGACCGTCCTCTGCGCAAGATCAAGGCCGCTGTCCAGGACGCCCAGGGTGAAAACGCATGGCTGGAAATCAACAAGGTCCCCCTGCACAACGAAAAGGGTTACGTGGTTGGGACTCTGAGCACCGCGGAAAACATCACCCACGAGATGAACCTGGAGCGTCAGCTTTTGCAATCCCAGAAAATGGAAGCCATCGGCACCCTGGCCGGTGGGATCGCCCACGACTTCAACAACATCCTGACCTCGATCATCAATTCCACGGAGCTGGCCCTGGGGGACATCGCCCCGGAGTCGGCCACGGCCGAGGATCTGGAACGGGTCCTGCGGGTTTCCAGCCGGGGCAGAAACCTGGTGGAACGCATCCTGACCTTCAGCCGCCCCTCCCAGGAAGGATTCCGCCCCACGGACCTGCCCGCCCTGGTCCGTGAATCCGTAACCCTGCTCCAGCGCTCCCTGCCCCGCAACATCGTCATTCACGACAGCATTTCCGGCAGGTCCGACCCGGTGATGTTGGACCCGACTCAGGTCACCCAGGTGCTCATGAATCTCTGCACCAACGCCTTTCAGGCCATGCAGACCACAGGAGGAGAACTGACGATCCGACTGGAGGAAACCCAGGTCGCCGACGCTGACGCCGAAGAACTGAACACCCCACCCGGAGCGTATTTTCGGCTCACTGTAAGTGACACCGGCTCCGGCATCGCCCCGGATACACTGGACAAGATCTTCGACCCCTTCTTCACCACCAAAGGCAAGACCGAGGGAACAGGGCTAGGACTAGCCATGGTCCTAGGCATAGTCAAAAACCACAAAGGCGCGGTCCGCGTCAGCAGCACTCCGGGCCAGGGAGCCGCGTTCAGCATCCTGCTGCCCATGATCGCAGCGGATCGGTCCGCGTTGACCACGCATCCCGCGCCCATCCAAAAAGGCAGCGGGGTCATCCTGTTCGTGGAGGACGACGAGGAACAGTTGGCCACCACGCCGCGGACCCTGGAACAGCTCGGCTATACGGTCCTCTCCGCGGCGGCCGGCAACGAGGCCTTGCAAATCCTCGAACAACGCCCGGACATCGACTTGGTGCTGACCGACTACGATATGCCCGGCCTGACCGGCATCGACCTGGCCCGCCAAATCGGGCTGATGCGTCCGGACCTGGCCGTAATCCTGGTCTCCGGTCGCAGCTACGTCCTGGAAATGGGCGAGGCCGCGGACAACATCCGGCTCGTTCTGCCCAAGCCCTTCAACAAAGCCGATCTGTCAGCGGCTCTTTCCAAGGTTCTGGCCAAGGTTCCGACCACGGACCAAGCATCCGGCCGGGTATCTGATCCATAA
- a CDS encoding TusE/DsrC/DsvC family sulfur relay protein → MPQLELNGKSCEVDQDGFLLDPECWNKDVAKAILKHHGGPELNEQTLAMLQFLRDYFQKFHAFPILQAVCKNLHQPKECVREQFLDPLLAWKAAGLPKPENVFSEAVDKDHKFYRLISVQ, encoded by the coding sequence ATGCCTCAGCTCGAATTGAACGGTAAAAGCTGTGAAGTGGACCAGGACGGCTTTTTGCTTGACCCGGAGTGTTGGAACAAAGACGTGGCCAAGGCGATTCTCAAGCACCACGGAGGCCCTGAGTTGAACGAGCAGACGCTGGCCATGCTTCAGTTCCTGCGCGACTATTTCCAGAAATTCCACGCCTTCCCGATTTTGCAGGCGGTCTGCAAAAACCTGCACCAACCCAAGGAGTGCGTCCGCGAGCAGTTCCTGGACCCCTTGTTGGCCTGGAAGGCCGCGGGCCTGCCCAAGCCGGAGAACGTCTTTTCCGAGGCCGTGGACAAGGACCACAAGTTCTACCGGCTTATTTCGGTTCAATAG
- a CDS encoding sensor histidine kinase codes for MRKRFLIGLAISCIAIILAVFGLALRADTELEKLVSSQFNEQQLGLTRQIAKDIQTNFQLLEQGLRLLAERRPALDQAGLDHYLSFFEEWGVLGIGLATPDKGALEAGNMLFSPREDVPASELSDSISRDMARLSTGRDPNQAVLGAPLALASGPFAGRFTAPLLLPSRPERPDVLFFLLDLQAVAARYAAGVRSGKTGYAWVIDHQGDFLFHVESDFRGQSSYTIRQARNPDISYERINQLVRTRLLRGEEGTDWYISGWHWDVSGEMRKLLAFSPVVLPPGPDGERRFWSVGLAAPDTEVYGLMQPVVARQWLMVGLFLLAVFFAAAAFLFIALRWSETLKREVDAKTEHLRCSEADLRRERDKVRQSMDQLLQTQEKLMLSERFAAIGEAAAHLSHEIKNPLLLMGGFAQQVRRTLSEDDPRAEKLEIIAGEAKRLEHLLVEVRDFTRPPRPSLVETELNELVRQVADLFQEQAESQVVVSRLVLDPKLPVCILDPDQIKQVLINLTKNALEAMPEGGELSISTVRDADFVRIEIKDTGRGIPEEVMKKLFHPFFSTKAKGTGLGLAVSYKLVQDHGGEITAWSAPGQGARFTVRLPLNGPAQSQADQISPDRSPTTAPDPSTSTPPSGEPA; via the coding sequence ATGCGCAAACGCTTCCTGATCGGCCTCGCCATTTCCTGCATCGCCATTATTCTGGCTGTTTTCGGGTTGGCCCTGCGGGCGGACACGGAGTTGGAAAAGCTCGTCTCCAGCCAGTTCAACGAACAGCAACTCGGCCTGACCCGACAGATCGCCAAGGACATTCAGACAAACTTCCAGCTTCTGGAACAGGGCCTTCGGCTTCTCGCGGAGCGTCGCCCGGCCCTGGATCAAGCCGGACTGGACCACTACCTCTCCTTTTTCGAGGAATGGGGAGTTTTGGGAATCGGGCTGGCGACCCCGGACAAAGGCGCCCTTGAAGCTGGAAACATGCTTTTCTCACCCCGAGAAGACGTTCCGGCCTCGGAATTGTCTGACAGCATCAGCCGGGACATGGCCCGGCTTTCCACCGGCCGGGATCCGAACCAGGCCGTGCTCGGCGCTCCCCTCGCCCTCGCCTCCGGTCCATTTGCCGGACGCTTCACGGCCCCCCTGCTCCTTCCTTCGAGGCCCGAACGCCCGGATGTCTTGTTTTTTCTTTTGGATCTCCAGGCCGTGGCCGCGCGATACGCCGCGGGCGTCCGCTCCGGAAAGACCGGATACGCCTGGGTCATCGACCACCAGGGCGACTTCCTGTTCCATGTGGAAAGCGACTTTCGCGGCCAAAGCTCCTATACGATCCGCCAAGCTCGAAACCCGGACATTTCCTACGAACGAATCAACCAGTTGGTACGAACCCGTCTGCTGCGCGGCGAGGAAGGCACGGACTGGTATATTTCGGGCTGGCACTGGGATGTGAGCGGGGAAATGCGCAAGCTCCTGGCCTTCAGCCCCGTGGTCCTGCCCCCCGGGCCCGACGGGGAGCGCCGCTTCTGGTCCGTTGGACTGGCCGCTCCGGACACCGAGGTCTATGGTTTGATGCAGCCGGTGGTGGCGCGGCAGTGGTTGATGGTCGGACTGTTTTTACTGGCCGTGTTCTTTGCCGCCGCCGCGTTCCTGTTCATCGCCCTGCGCTGGTCCGAAACCTTGAAACGGGAAGTGGACGCCAAAACCGAGCACCTCCGATGCTCGGAAGCGGATTTGCGCCGGGAACGGGACAAGGTCCGCCAAAGCATGGACCAGCTGCTGCAAACCCAGGAAAAACTGATGCTTTCGGAACGCTTCGCCGCCATTGGCGAAGCCGCGGCCCACCTCTCCCATGAAATCAAAAATCCCTTACTGCTCATGGGCGGATTCGCCCAACAGGTTCGACGCACCCTGTCCGAAGACGATCCGCGCGCCGAAAAGCTGGAGATCATCGCCGGAGAGGCTAAACGGCTGGAGCATCTGCTCGTGGAGGTACGCGACTTCACCCGCCCGCCCCGTCCTTCCTTGGTTGAAACCGAGCTCAACGAACTGGTTCGGCAGGTGGCCGACCTGTTCCAGGAGCAAGCCGAATCCCAGGTCGTGGTCTCCCGGCTGGTCTTGGACCCGAAGCTGCCGGTCTGCATACTGGATCCCGACCAGATCAAACAGGTCCTGATCAACCTGACCAAAAACGCCCTGGAAGCCATGCCCGAAGGCGGCGAACTGTCCATCAGCACGGTCCGGGACGCCGATTTCGTCCGGATCGAAATCAAGGACACCGGTCGAGGCATCCCGGAAGAGGTCATGAAAAAACTCTTCCATCCCTTCTTCAGCACCAAGGCCAAAGGTACCGGCCTGGGGCTGGCCGTGAGCTACAAACTGGTCCAGGACCACGGCGGTGAAATCACGGCCTGGTCCGCCCCGGGCCAAGGAGCGCGATTCACCGTCCGCCTGCCTTTGAACGGACCAGCCCAGTCGCAAGCGGACCAGATATCGCCGGACCGTTCACCGACGACCGCCCCCGATCCATCCACTTCAACCCCGCCATCAGGAGAACCCGCATGA
- a CDS encoding DNA internalization-related competence protein ComEC/Rec2: MSRDQPPSPDAQGTTASEITPPKSPVHPIWPGLLPWQHLLCAWVLGMLAWEWPVPGATALLLYLIALLGSWSRPLVKTQTALPPAKYPFLPGHLPRPQIFRTAVPPLLAFALGVAAVHHLHPAPPPGGFPEINHRTPTTITAQVAEIRPRPGDHFQIILRDVQIQPAENSSETAPRALGGKLLWNWQSPPDVPSPGQEVRVALRIRPIQGMANPGMNRSEDYWARQGIFHRAYSREANTAPDYSGVSSPAWEYRRQLRDKLLSSTPPGQGQAMLLALLMGDRSLLAPETMDMVQRASLAHSLALSGMHLGFVVGLGWLGATVLGWVRPQIYLRLPRPKLAVLLSVPLVLGYLWLGQAVPSLLRAALMFGSWGLLLLLNRQRVLLDGLFLALLIILALSPLAVFDLRLQLSALAVAGLALAWPLGREALRFTQRPWWQKPLAAGLGILAVSIVATLALLPLQAWYFGRISPHLYLNMLWLPLLGLAVFPLGLTGLLALLTPWTAPLAPPLLGLASGILEAMVGGLAALDQIGWLEATIALRPLWPQILGYWMLLLAAAAWWRTPQSVRPMAVVLALSLLVLPGLTTILSDQRSQITLRLLDVSQGQAVLLELPGGSRWLVDGGGFWSWDYDLGRNIITPTLTHGRPPRLTGIALSHAHFDHYRGLFYPLDHFRVREFASQGRGPEGRDGRILHETLNRRAIPEIVWSKGDVIDLGKGVVLEVLHPDTDWLTADNQNDASLVLRLVWNGRPLALLPGDIEQPSIAALLQSLAAAPDALRAEALIIPHHGSRTSHSPQLYALVRPEVALVSTGFLNRFNHPHPEIKQTLDNMNAPLLNTAEHGAVTIHWTGPKAPPRVTSERGGPVELGRKMEMTGY; this comes from the coding sequence ATGAGTCGGGATCAACCTCCTTCCCCGGACGCACAGGGAACAACCGCCTCGGAGATCACGCCTCCCAAGTCCCCGGTTCACCCCATCTGGCCCGGCCTGCTCCCGTGGCAACACCTGCTTTGCGCCTGGGTTCTGGGCATGCTGGCCTGGGAATGGCCCGTGCCCGGAGCCACGGCCCTGCTCCTCTACCTGATTGCTTTGCTCGGCTCATGGAGCCGTCCACTTGTCAAGACGCAAACGGCCCTCCCTCCAGCTAAATACCCTTTCCTTCCAGGACACCTCCCTCGCCCGCAAATCTTCCGCACGGCGGTTCCTCCGCTCCTGGCCTTTGCCCTCGGCGTAGCCGCGGTTCACCACCTTCACCCCGCTCCCCCTCCAGGGGGCTTTCCCGAAATCAACCACCGAACGCCGACCACCATCACGGCCCAAGTGGCCGAAATTCGGCCCCGGCCAGGCGACCATTTCCAGATCATCCTGCGCGACGTTCAGATCCAGCCCGCCGAAAATTCCAGCGAAACTGCCCCGCGCGCCCTGGGTGGAAAACTGCTCTGGAACTGGCAGAGCCCGCCGGACGTGCCCAGTCCTGGGCAGGAGGTCCGGGTGGCATTGCGGATACGGCCCATCCAGGGCATGGCCAACCCAGGCATGAACCGCAGCGAAGACTATTGGGCGCGGCAAGGCATTTTTCACCGCGCCTATTCCCGGGAGGCCAACACGGCCCCCGACTATTCCGGCGTGAGCAGCCCGGCTTGGGAATACCGCCGTCAACTCCGGGACAAACTGCTCTCCAGCACTCCGCCCGGCCAAGGCCAAGCCATGCTCCTGGCCCTGCTCATGGGCGACCGCTCCCTGCTCGCCCCCGAGACCATGGACATGGTTCAACGGGCGTCCCTGGCCCACAGTTTGGCCTTGTCCGGGATGCACCTGGGATTCGTGGTTGGACTGGGATGGCTGGGGGCCACGGTACTGGGCTGGGTCCGGCCCCAGATATATCTGCGCCTGCCCCGCCCAAAGCTGGCCGTACTCCTGAGCGTACCGCTTGTCCTCGGGTATCTCTGGCTGGGGCAGGCCGTACCCTCCCTGCTCCGAGCGGCCCTGATGTTCGGTTCCTGGGGCTTGCTGCTGCTTCTGAACCGTCAGCGGGTGCTGCTGGACGGACTGTTCCTGGCCCTGTTGATCATCCTGGCCCTGTCCCCCCTGGCCGTTTTTGACCTGCGCCTGCAGCTCTCCGCCCTGGCCGTAGCCGGGTTGGCCCTGGCCTGGCCCCTGGGCCGGGAGGCCCTGCGGTTCACCCAGCGGCCCTGGTGGCAAAAGCCCCTGGCCGCGGGCCTGGGCATCCTGGCCGTGAGCATTGTGGCCACCCTGGCCCTGCTGCCCCTACAAGCCTGGTACTTCGGTCGGATCAGTCCGCATCTGTACCTGAACATGCTTTGGCTGCCCCTGCTCGGCCTGGCGGTCTTTCCCCTGGGACTGACCGGCCTGTTGGCCCTGCTCACCCCATGGACCGCTCCCTTGGCACCGCCGCTGCTCGGCCTGGCCAGCGGCATCCTGGAAGCGATGGTCGGCGGGTTGGCCGCCCTGGACCAAATCGGCTGGCTGGAGGCGACCATTGCGCTGCGGCCCCTCTGGCCCCAAATTCTGGGCTACTGGATGCTGCTCCTGGCCGCGGCCGCCTGGTGGCGCACCCCGCAAAGCGTCAGACCCATGGCCGTGGTCCTGGCCTTGTCCCTGCTCGTCCTGCCCGGACTGACCACCATCCTGTCCGACCAGCGCTCCCAGATCACCTTGCGCCTGCTGGACGTCAGCCAGGGCCAGGCCGTGCTGCTGGAGCTGCCTGGAGGGTCGCGCTGGCTGGTGGACGGGGGAGGGTTCTGGTCCTGGGACTACGACCTGGGCCGCAACATCATCACCCCAACCCTGACCCACGGTCGGCCGCCCCGGCTGACCGGCATCGCCCTCAGCCACGCCCATTTCGATCACTACCGGGGCCTGTTCTATCCCCTGGATCACTTTCGGGTCCGGGAATTCGCCTCCCAGGGCCGCGGCCCCGAGGGCCGAGACGGACGCATCCTGCATGAAACCTTAAACCGCCGCGCCATCCCGGAGATCGTCTGGAGCAAAGGCGACGTGATCGACCTGGGCAAAGGCGTCGTCCTGGAGGTCCTCCATCCAGACACCGACTGGCTGACCGCGGACAACCAGAACGACGCATCACTAGTCCTGCGCTTGGTCTGGAACGGCCGCCCCCTGGCCCTGCTCCCCGGTGACATCGAACAGCCGTCCATTGCCGCCCTGCTCCAGTCCTTGGCCGCCGCCCCTGACGCCTTGCGCGCCGAAGCTCTGATCATCCCGCACCACGGCAGCCGAACCAGCCACTCTCCGCAACTCTACGCCCTGGTCCGGCCGGAAGTCGCCTTGGTCAGCACCGGCTTCCTGAACCGCTTCAACCATCCCCACCCGGAAATAAAACAAACCCTGGACAACATGAACGCCCCGCTGCTGAACACCGCGGAACACGGTGCCGTCACCATCCACTGGACCGGACCGAAGGCGCCGCCCAGGGTGACATCTGAACGTGGAGGGCCGGTCGAGCTTGGAAGAAAAATGGAAATGACGGGATATTGA
- a CDS encoding sigma-54-dependent transcriptional regulator: MPRILIVDDDPEIRATMASLLRRQQIPSSQAASLDAARRALRSESFDLLLLDVNLPDGSGLSLLPELKAQPNPPEVIILTGKGDPEGAELAIEGGVWDYLVKPASIKDINLSINRALKYKEQRDRAAPRTLDLSGMIGSSQAMRECFEVIAQAAVSDANVLITGETGVGKELAARIIHANSRRSSCPFVVVDCAAMTDTLLESTLFGHRKGAFTGALADREGLVRQAHTGVLFLDELGELPLAMQKSLLRVLQERRFRPLGENREQESDFRLIAATNQNLDELIESGRFRQDLYFRVKTIKLQLPSLRQRLEDIKSLATHFIQRQCIASGIKTKVFGSDFFAALADYDWPGNVRELGNVMERAFVASGAEKFLYAMHLPKDLRIKVTRARLAAGKPEVGDDEPDFQESAPLEGDLPSLKAFKAASERRYLETLIRKTGGDIPRMLEISELSRSHFYALLKKYELEV, from the coding sequence GTGCCGAGAATCCTGATCGTGGACGACGACCCTGAAATCCGCGCCACTATGGCCAGCCTGCTGCGCCGACAACAAATCCCCTCGAGCCAGGCCGCCAGCCTGGACGCCGCACGCCGCGCACTGCGATCCGAATCTTTCGACCTGTTGCTTCTGGACGTAAACCTGCCCGACGGCAGCGGTCTGTCCCTGCTCCCGGAACTGAAGGCCCAGCCCAACCCTCCAGAGGTGATCATCCTCACCGGCAAGGGGGACCCCGAAGGAGCGGAACTGGCTATCGAGGGTGGTGTATGGGACTACCTGGTCAAGCCGGCGTCCATCAAGGACATTAACCTGAGCATCAACCGGGCCTTGAAGTATAAGGAACAACGCGACCGGGCCGCACCGCGAACCTTGGATCTCAGCGGGATGATCGGTTCCAGCCAGGCCATGCGGGAATGCTTCGAGGTCATCGCCCAGGCCGCGGTTTCCGACGCCAACGTGCTGATCACCGGAGAAACCGGTGTGGGCAAGGAACTGGCGGCTCGGATCATCCACGCCAACAGCCGCCGGTCGTCCTGCCCCTTCGTGGTCGTGGACTGCGCGGCCATGACCGACACGCTGTTGGAAAGCACCCTGTTCGGGCACCGTAAGGGCGCGTTCACCGGTGCGCTGGCGGACCGGGAAGGCCTGGTCCGACAAGCTCATACCGGGGTTCTGTTCCTGGACGAGTTGGGAGAACTGCCGCTGGCCATGCAGAAATCCCTGCTCCGGGTGCTTCAGGAACGCCGGTTTCGTCCATTGGGAGAGAACCGGGAACAGGAGAGCGACTTCCGGCTGATCGCCGCTACCAACCAGAATCTGGACGAACTGATCGAATCCGGCAGGTTTCGCCAGGATCTCTATTTTCGCGTCAAAACCATCAAGCTGCAACTGCCCTCTTTGCGCCAGCGCCTCGAGGACATAAAATCCCTGGCTACCCACTTCATCCAGCGGCAGTGCATCGCTTCCGGCATCAAAACCAAGGTATTCGGTTCGGACTTTTTCGCCGCCCTGGCCGATTACGACTGGCCGGGCAATGTCCGGGAATTGGGCAACGTCATGGAACGAGCCTTCGTGGCCTCGGGAGCGGAAAAATTCCTCTACGCCATGCATCTGCCCAAGGATCTGCGGATCAAGGTCACCCGGGCGAGACTGGCGGCCGGCAAACCCGAGGTCGGTGACGACGAGCCGGATTTCCAGGAAAGCGCCCCCCTTGAAGGCGATTTGCCGTCCCTCAAGGCGTTCAAGGCCGCCAGCGAACGCCGCTATCTGGAAACCCTAATCCGTAAAACCGGCGGCGACATCCCCCGAATGCTCGAAATTTCCGAGTTATCGCGCTCCCATTTCTACGCGTTGTTGAAAAAGTACGAGTTGGAAGTCTGA